One Methylocaldum marinum DNA window includes the following coding sequences:
- the rplJ gene encoding 50S ribosomal protein L10 produces MALRLDDKKAVVAEVAAVAAQAHSAVAAEYRGLSVSELTDLRKVARESGVYLRVIKNTLARRAVEGTDFACMQEGLVGPLILAFSIEDPGSAARVVQGFSKQHNKLVVKLVAVSGKLYGASEIDRLSKLPNKEQALAMLMGVMKAPIEKFVRTMAEPHAKLVRTVAAVRDKKQAA; encoded by the coding sequence GTGGCGCTAAGACTGGATGACAAAAAAGCCGTCGTCGCAGAAGTCGCAGCTGTTGCCGCTCAAGCGCACTCCGCTGTGGCTGCGGAGTATCGCGGATTAAGCGTTTCTGAACTCACGGACCTCCGCAAGGTCGCGCGCGAATCGGGTGTATATTTGAGGGTAATAAAGAATACCCTGGCTCGTAGGGCCGTAGAGGGCACCGATTTTGCGTGTATGCAAGAAGGTTTGGTCGGGCCGCTGATTCTGGCGTTTTCTATCGAAGATCCGGGTTCGGCTGCGCGTGTCGTTCAGGGCTTTTCGAAACAGCACAATAAGCTTGTCGTAAAACTGGTGGCCGTAAGCGGGAAGTTGTACGGCGCATCGGAAATTGATCGCTTATCAAAGCTTCCCAACAAGGAGCAAGCTTTGGCCATGTTGATGGGCGTCATGAAAGCTCCGATCGAGAAGTTCGTCAGAACCATGGCTGAGCCTCATGCAAAGCTGGTTCGGACTGTGGCTGCGGTGCGTGATAAGAAGCAGGCGGCATAA
- the rplA gene encoding 50S ribosomal protein L1 → MAKLSKRAKAIKEKLQSGKIYAAEEVFAVLKELSTVKFIESVDVSVNLGVDPRKSDQAVRGATVLPHGTGKTVRVAVFAQGANADAAREAGADIIGMDDLAAQVKAGELNFDVVIASPDAMRVVGQLGQILGPRGLMPNPKVGTVTPDVAGAVKNAKAGQVRYRTDKKGIIHCTIGKVNFAPEALKENLEALISDLKKVKPSTSKGVYLKKITVSSTMGPGLQVDHATLAA, encoded by the coding sequence ATGGCCAAGTTGAGCAAGCGCGCCAAAGCAATAAAAGAAAAGCTCCAGTCGGGGAAGATTTATGCTGCCGAAGAGGTTTTTGCTGTTCTAAAAGAGCTTTCGACGGTCAAATTTATCGAGTCTGTTGATGTGAGCGTAAATCTGGGCGTTGATCCTAGAAAATCCGATCAGGCTGTTCGTGGAGCGACCGTGCTGCCGCACGGAACCGGAAAAACGGTTCGTGTTGCCGTATTTGCCCAAGGTGCAAATGCCGATGCGGCGAGGGAAGCGGGGGCTGACATTATCGGTATGGACGATCTCGCTGCTCAAGTAAAGGCGGGCGAGCTAAATTTTGACGTTGTCATCGCTTCTCCGGATGCCATGCGCGTAGTTGGGCAGTTAGGACAAATCCTTGGTCCCAGAGGCCTCATGCCAAATCCGAAAGTCGGCACGGTAACACCCGATGTCGCAGGGGCAGTCAAGAATGCCAAGGCGGGACAGGTTCGCTACCGGACCGACAAAAAAGGCATTATCCACTGCACTATAGGTAAAGTGAATTTTGCGCCGGAGGCGCTGAAGGAAAACCTTGAAGCGCTGATATCCGATCTGAAGAAAGTGAAGCCTTCCACATCGAAGGGGGTTTATTTGAAAAAAATTACTGTGTCTTCGACGATGGGACCTGGTTTACAAGTTGATCATGCTACCCTCGCGGCATAA
- the rplK gene encoding 50S ribosomal protein L11, which yields MAKKITAYIKLQVKAGEANPSPPVGPALGQRGVNIMEFCKAFNAQTQGVEKGLPLPVVITVYSDRSFTFITKTPPASVLLKKAIGLAKGSSNPNTNKVGTVSRDQLAEIAAIKLPDLTAADMDAAIRTITGSARSMGLNVEGV from the coding sequence ATGGCAAAGAAAATTACGGCATACATCAAGCTTCAGGTCAAGGCCGGAGAGGCGAATCCCAGTCCACCCGTGGGGCCTGCGCTCGGTCAGCGCGGCGTCAATATCATGGAGTTCTGCAAAGCATTCAATGCACAAACGCAGGGCGTAGAGAAAGGTTTGCCCTTACCCGTGGTTATCACGGTATATAGTGATCGCAGTTTTACGTTTATCACAAAAACACCGCCGGCTTCGGTTTTGTTGAAAAAGGCAATTGGGCTGGCTAAGGGTAGCAGTAACCCCAATACAAACAAAGTGGGGACCGTTTCGCGAGATCAATTAGCGGAGATTGCCGCGATAAAATTGCCCGATCTGACTGCGGCTGATATGGATGCGGCTATCCGTACCATCACGGGCAGTGCGCGCAGCATGGGACTTAACGTGGAGGGCGTGTAA
- the nusG gene encoding transcription termination/antitermination protein NusG has product MALRWYVVHAYSNFENQVKRSLEERIKRSGLERFFGKILVPTEEVVEMRMGQQRKSERKFFPGYVLVQMELNDETWHLVKEVPRVLGFIGGTSDRPAPISEQEAEAILSRVEEGAVKPKPKVLFEVGEVVRVIEGPFKDFNGVVEEVNYEKNKLRVSVLIFGRSTPVELDFGQVEKA; this is encoded by the coding sequence ATGGCATTGCGTTGGTACGTAGTGCATGCGTACTCCAATTTTGAGAATCAGGTAAAGCGTTCTCTGGAAGAGAGAATTAAGCGATCGGGATTGGAGCGCTTCTTTGGGAAAATCCTTGTTCCCACGGAAGAGGTCGTCGAAATGCGCATGGGGCAGCAAAGGAAAAGCGAGCGTAAGTTTTTTCCGGGATACGTTCTGGTTCAGATGGAGTTGAATGACGAAACTTGGCATCTGGTCAAAGAGGTTCCGCGCGTTCTCGGCTTTATTGGAGGAACATCGGATCGGCCGGCGCCGATATCGGAGCAGGAGGCCGAGGCAATCCTCAGTCGGGTCGAGGAGGGGGCGGTCAAGCCGAAACCTAAGGTTCTTTTTGAGGTGGGTGAGGTTGTCCGGGTAATCGAAGGTCCTTTCAAGGACTTTAACGGCGTGGTGGAAGAAGTTAACTACGAAAAAAACAAGCTTCGCGTATCGGTATTGATTTTCGGTCGTTCTACGCCCGTTGAACTCGATTTCGGTCAGGTCGAAAAAGCTTAG
- the secE gene encoding preprotein translocase subunit SecE: MAARAESGSSVVDTAKLVLAIVLLIAGVVGFYYFSQQPLLYRVLGVVGLTVASMAMVLTTSLGRGFWGFLKEARVEVRKVVWPTRQETVQATLIVVALVFLVGLMLWLFDMFLFWAISHLTGQGA; encoded by the coding sequence ATGGCTGCTCGAGCAGAGTCAGGTTCTTCGGTTGTCGATACGGCGAAGCTCGTGCTCGCAATCGTTTTGTTGATTGCTGGTGTGGTCGGGTTTTACTACTTTTCGCAGCAGCCATTGCTCTATCGAGTGCTTGGTGTTGTCGGTCTTACGGTGGCTTCCATGGCAATGGTCCTGACGACTTCGCTTGGGAGAGGTTTTTGGGGCTTTCTGAAGGAGGCGAGAGTCGAGGTTCGAAAGGTAGTTTGGCCGACACGTCAAGAGACCGTGCAGGCGACGTTAATCGTCGTGGCCTTAGTGTTCCTTGTCGGTTTGATGTTGTGGCTGTTCGATATGTTCCTCTTTTGGGCGATAAGTCATCTGACCGGGCAGGGGGCGTAG
- the tuf gene encoding elongation factor Tu: MSKEKFTRTKPHVNVGTIGHVDHGKTTLTAALTKVGAERFGGEFKAYDQIDAAPEERARGITIATAHVEYESPTRHYAHVDCPGHADYVKNMITGAAQMDGAILVCSAADGPMPQTREHILLARQVGVPYIVVFLNKADMVDDPELLELVEMEVRELLSNYDFPGDDTPIVRGSALKALEGDQSEIGVPAIFKLVEALDSYIPEPQRDIEKPFLMPIEDVFSISGRGTVVTGRIERGKVKVGDEISIVGLRETGKTTCTGVEMFRKLLDEGVAGDNVGVLLRGTKREEVERGQVLAAPNTITPHTHFEAEIYVLSKDEGGRHTPFFNGYRPQFYFRTTDVTGAVELPEGVEMVMPGDNVKVTVKLIAPIAMEEGLRFAVREGGRTVGAGVVSKVLE, encoded by the coding sequence ATGTCCAAAGAAAAGTTTACGCGCACAAAGCCGCATGTGAACGTTGGGACGATTGGTCATGTTGACCATGGTAAGACAACCCTGACGGCGGCCCTGACCAAGGTCGGTGCGGAACGCTTTGGTGGCGAATTCAAGGCATACGATCAAATCGATGCGGCACCAGAAGAGCGTGCGCGTGGCATCACGATTGCGACGGCCCACGTGGAGTACGAATCCCCGACGCGCCACTATGCGCACGTCGACTGCCCCGGTCACGCCGACTACGTCAAAAACATGATTACCGGTGCGGCGCAGATGGATGGAGCCATTCTGGTGTGTTCGGCGGCGGACGGCCCGATGCCCCAGACGCGCGAACACATTCTGCTGGCGCGGCAAGTGGGGGTTCCCTATATTGTGGTCTTCCTGAACAAGGCCGATATGGTGGATGATCCGGAGTTGCTGGAACTGGTCGAAATGGAAGTGCGCGAGCTTTTGTCGAATTACGACTTTCCGGGTGATGATACGCCGATCGTGCGCGGTTCGGCCTTGAAGGCGCTGGAAGGGGATCAGAGCGAGATCGGTGTGCCGGCCATTTTCAAGTTGGTTGAGGCGCTCGACAGCTATATTCCCGAGCCTCAGCGTGACATTGAGAAGCCGTTCCTGATGCCGATCGAAGACGTATTCTCGATTTCCGGTCGCGGCACGGTGGTGACGGGGCGTATTGAGCGCGGCAAGGTCAAGGTCGGTGATGAAATTTCGATCGTGGGTCTGCGCGAGACCGGGAAGACGACGTGTACCGGCGTCGAGATGTTCCGCAAGTTGCTGGACGAAGGTGTGGCGGGTGACAACGTTGGCGTGTTGTTGCGCGGCACCAAGCGGGAAGAGGTGGAGCGCGGGCAGGTTCTGGCGGCACCGAACACGATTACCCCGCACACGCATTTCGAGGCGGAGATCTATGTGTTGTCCAAAGACGAGGGTGGGCGTCATACCCCCTTCTTCAATGGCTACCGTCCGCAGTTCTATTTTCGCACGACCGACGTGACTGGTGCGGTGGAGTTGCCGGAAGGCGTTGAAATGGTCATGCCCGGTGACAACGTCAAGGTCACGGTCAAATTGATTGCGCCGATTGCGATGGAGGAAGGGTTGCGTTTTGCGGTGCGCGAAGGTGGTCGTACTGTCGGCGCCGGTGTTGTGTCCAAGGTGTTGGAGTAA
- the pth gene encoding aminoacyl-tRNA hydrolase produces the protein MSIRFRLVVGLGNPTAKYEKTRHNAGFWLVDELASSCRVVFREDRRFQGLVGTLGREKESVLLLKPMTFMNRSGESVAALARYYKIPVQEILVAHDELDFPPGVARLKCGGGHGGHNGLRDLIDKLGAAGFCRIRIGIGHPGDRDAVVPYVLGNPGYEERGMVARAISEVIELFPAMLRGDLEAVKTRLHADLHNDVR, from the coding sequence ATGTCTATTCGCTTTAGGTTGGTGGTAGGCTTGGGAAATCCCACGGCCAAATATGAAAAAACCCGGCATAACGCCGGGTTTTGGTTGGTGGATGAGCTTGCATCCTCATGTCGGGTTGTGTTTAGGGAGGATCGGCGCTTCCAGGGGTTGGTCGGGACTCTGGGGCGGGAAAAGGAAAGTGTTCTTCTCCTTAAGCCCATGACGTTCATGAATCGAAGTGGAGAATCGGTCGCAGCTCTCGCTCGGTATTATAAGATCCCGGTCCAGGAGATCCTGGTGGCGCATGATGAGCTGGACTTTCCGCCGGGTGTGGCGCGGTTGAAATGCGGTGGTGGGCACGGGGGGCATAACGGCTTGAGAGACCTGATAGACAAATTGGGAGCGGCCGGTTTTTGCCGGATACGCATCGGTATTGGTCATCCCGGTGATCGCGACGCCGTTGTTCCATACGTGCTTGGTAATCCGGGTTATGAGGAGCGCGGCATGGTCGCTCGTGCGATTTCCGAGGTGATAGAGTTGTTTCCAGCCATGCTCCGGGGGGATTTGGAGGCTGTGAAGACCCGTCTTCACGCTGATTTGCACAATGATGTGCGCTGA
- a CDS encoding 50S ribosomal protein L25/general stress protein Ctc, with protein sequence MVGSFVFEADLRVGTGKRDARRLRRAGNVPAVLYGGGAQPIGLVLQHNKVLKNLENDAVYSHVLTVKIDGREERAILKGLQRHPSKPIIMHMDFQRVSRGETIRVHVPLHFANQDISVGVKKGGVVTHNLVDVEVACTPDKLPEYLEVDLANVDIGQSVHLSDLTVPDGVEILALAHGPEHDLPVAAIQPGKVAESSEGSAE encoded by the coding sequence ATGGTAGGCAGTTTTGTATTTGAAGCGGATTTAAGAGTGGGCACCGGAAAGCGGGATGCGCGGCGGTTGCGTCGCGCCGGCAATGTTCCGGCTGTTCTTTACGGCGGTGGTGCTCAGCCGATCGGCTTGGTGTTGCAGCATAACAAGGTTCTGAAAAATCTGGAAAATGACGCCGTTTATTCCCATGTTTTGACTGTTAAGATCGATGGTCGGGAAGAAAGGGCTATTCTGAAAGGTTTGCAGAGACATCCGAGTAAGCCGATCATCATGCATATGGATTTCCAGCGTGTGAGTCGCGGAGAAACAATCCGGGTTCATGTGCCGTTGCATTTCGCCAACCAGGACATTTCTGTTGGGGTCAAAAAGGGTGGGGTGGTAACTCATAACCTGGTTGATGTGGAGGTCGCCTGTACGCCGGATAAATTGCCGGAGTATCTGGAGGTGGATCTTGCGAATGTCGATATCGGCCAATCCGTTCACCTCTCGGACTTGACCGTGCCGGACGGTGTCGAGATTCTGGCTCTTGCTCACGGCCCGGAACACGATTTGCCGGTTGCAGCGATTCAGCCCGGGAAGGTTGCGGAGTCGTCGGAAGGTTCCGCCGAGTAG
- a CDS encoding ribose-phosphate diphosphokinase: MTDASFMVFSGNANPALAEGIVRKLNMRLGMATIGRFIDGEIAVEIEENVRGREVFLIQPTCAPINENIMELLVMIDAFRRSSASVITAVIPYYGYARQDRRIRSARVPITAKLVAKMICAAGADRVLTVDLHADQIQGFFDVPVDNVYASPILLGDVWRQKYQGLIVVSPDVGGVVRARALAKRLDDADLAIIDKRRPRPNEAKVMNIIGDVEGRTCIMVDDLVDTAGTLCRAAGALKDHGARRVVAYCTHPVLSGRAIENIEDSVLDELVVTDTIPLRRDAQQCKKVRQLSVAEMLAETIRRIAVGESVSSLYVD, encoded by the coding sequence ATGACAGACGCCTCATTCATGGTGTTTTCCGGGAATGCCAATCCTGCCTTGGCCGAAGGCATCGTGCGCAAGCTGAATATGCGGCTGGGGATGGCGACCATTGGAAGATTCATTGATGGTGAGATAGCGGTCGAGATCGAGGAAAACGTTCGTGGGCGCGAAGTTTTTCTGATTCAGCCCACCTGTGCGCCAATCAACGAAAATATCATGGAATTGCTGGTGATGATCGATGCGTTTCGCCGGTCATCGGCATCCGTGATAACGGCTGTGATCCCTTACTACGGTTACGCGCGGCAAGACCGTCGGATCAGGTCGGCGCGGGTTCCTATTACGGCAAAGCTGGTCGCGAAAATGATTTGCGCGGCGGGGGCCGACCGGGTGTTGACCGTGGATTTGCATGCCGATCAAATTCAAGGATTTTTCGATGTTCCTGTCGACAACGTTTACGCGTCGCCGATTTTGCTGGGCGATGTATGGCGGCAGAAATACCAAGGCCTGATCGTCGTTTCCCCTGATGTCGGTGGCGTAGTGAGAGCGCGAGCGTTGGCTAAACGGCTCGATGACGCTGATTTGGCCATCATAGACAAACGTCGCCCAAGGCCGAACGAGGCCAAGGTGATGAACATCATCGGCGATGTCGAGGGGCGCACGTGCATTATGGTTGATGACTTAGTTGATACGGCCGGGACGTTATGTCGGGCGGCCGGGGCGTTAAAGGATCACGGCGCGCGGCGGGTGGTCGCATACTGCACGCACCCGGTGTTATCCGGACGGGCGATAGAGAACATCGAGGATTCGGTGCTGGATGAATTGGTTGTGACGGATACCATCCCGTTGCGTCGGGATGCTCAGCAATGCAAGAAAGTCCGGCAGCTGAGCGTTGCCGAGATGCTGGCGGAGACGATACGCCGTATAGCGGTCGGCGAATCGGTTAGTTCGCTTTATGTGGATTGA
- the ispE gene encoding 4-(cytidine 5'-diphospho)-2-C-methyl-D-erythritol kinase encodes MMDSDVLHLPAPAKLNLMLRIVGRRKDGYHLLQTVFQFIDHCDWITLRRRSDGVIRLVNPLPTVPEDQDLTVRAAKLLRKFTGIGYGVEIEIEKNLPMGGGLGGGSSDAATALLGLNVLWRTGLSLQDLMVLGLQLGADVPVFINGRSTWAEGVGEVLTPLDLPEPWFVVLVPGCHVSTAQIFSAPNLTRNNKPITISDFLAGQQENHCLPVVSELYPEVRAALCGLGRFAHAKLTGTGACVFAAFAEEADARAAVAALEREWLVFFARGRNRSALHRALKLA; translated from the coding sequence ATGATGGATTCGGATGTGCTTCATCTGCCTGCCCCGGCCAAGCTTAATCTGATGCTGAGGATAGTGGGCCGCCGCAAAGACGGTTACCATTTGCTTCAAACGGTATTTCAATTCATCGATCACTGCGACTGGATTACGCTGCGTCGCCGCTCCGATGGAGTGATTCGTCTGGTGAATCCTCTTCCCACGGTACCGGAAGATCAGGATTTGACCGTAAGAGCTGCGAAACTCTTACGCAAATTTACCGGCATTGGGTACGGAGTCGAGATTGAAATCGAAAAGAATCTTCCTATGGGAGGTGGTTTGGGGGGTGGAAGCTCGGATGCCGCGACAGCCTTGCTGGGGTTGAATGTCCTGTGGCGGACAGGTTTGTCTTTGCAGGACCTGATGGTATTGGGTCTACAGTTGGGGGCTGACGTTCCGGTTTTCATAAATGGTCGCTCCACTTGGGCTGAGGGTGTAGGGGAAGTATTGACCCCGTTGGATCTGCCCGAGCCTTGGTTCGTTGTCCTGGTGCCTGGTTGCCATGTGTCGACCGCGCAGATTTTTTCGGCTCCCAATTTGACACGTAACAATAAACCGATCACAATATCCGACTTTCTTGCGGGGCAGCAGGAGAATCATTGTTTGCCTGTGGTTTCCGAGTTGTACCCGGAGGTCCGGGCTGCTTTGTGCGGTTTGGGGCGTTTCGCGCACGCCAAGCTTACCGGGACCGGAGCCTGTGTTTTTGCTGCATTCGCTGAGGAAGCGGATGCGCGCGCAGCGGTCGCAGCCTTGGAAAGGGAGTGGTTGGTATTTTTTGCGCGAGGCCGGAATCGGTCCGCTCTCCATCGGGCGCTGAAGCTTGCCTGA
- the lolB gene encoding lipoprotein insertase outer membrane protein LolB — protein sequence MLKSPRLFRVPVVVLALCLAGCAALQRDLQAPGIGSKVEENYRLKSWRLEGRIGVQTADDAWQANLFWEHDPNQDRLRVSGPFSQGMVSIVVQKDLIYVNEGGGVTESSRDPDGMLKDRLGFAVPLSSLRHWVVGLPDPNRPHASIVGESGSPLGFRQSGWTLQFQQFMNVGDRVMPQKFAIQGPEVKLKLIADSWRVEG from the coding sequence GTGTTGAAAAGCCCCCGTCTGTTTCGAGTTCCGGTGGTAGTGTTGGCCCTATGTCTCGCCGGTTGTGCTGCTTTACAAAGAGATTTGCAGGCTCCTGGAATCGGTTCCAAGGTCGAAGAAAATTATCGGTTGAAGTCGTGGCGACTGGAGGGGCGGATTGGCGTGCAAACAGCGGATGATGCCTGGCAAGCCAATCTGTTTTGGGAGCACGATCCAAATCAGGATCGTCTGCGGGTCTCCGGGCCCTTTAGCCAGGGCATGGTTTCCATTGTTGTGCAGAAGGACCTGATCTACGTTAACGAAGGCGGTGGCGTAACGGAGTCGTCGCGCGATCCCGATGGTATGCTTAAAGACCGGTTGGGTTTTGCCGTGCCTCTATCCAGCTTGCGACATTGGGTGGTGGGATTGCCCGATCCGAATCGGCCGCATGCGTCCATTGTTGGTGAGTCCGGGTCTCCGTTGGGGTTCCGGCAATCGGGTTGGACGCTTCAGTTCCAGCAATTTATGAACGTGGGTGATCGGGTCATGCCGCAGAAATTTGCTATTCAGGGGCCAGAAGTAAAGCTTAAATTGATAGCGGATAGCTGGCGTGTAGAGGGTTAG
- a CDS encoding tetratricopeptide repeat protein produces the protein MIELVKWLDAEVPKEEGAKVMQRLVTEFPGMAELHFAFALLASTRGEYQLALQEAEKALALHPDWNRARLLQAQVMSQMGDSEAARATVQKALRSDPNNVRLRLIYSQFLAKAGDLRGAERELARILEKDPDNHDARFGLANLLMEAGRDENAKKQFLELTTVSKWRGQAYFYLGLIEARQNRLQNALTWFDRVRSGPLEFDAKVNSITALINLGRITEARQRLVEVRKQFPDEALRLYLLEAELLSKSKDYEAAFDLLTAALEEMPDQMELLYSRALIAEQLDRVDVLETDLRAVLEKNPEDANALNALGYTLADRGARLDEAKQYLDRAIELKPDDPAILDSYGWLQYRLGNHGTALDYLQRAYESVSDPEIAAHLGEVLWESGRHQEAKKVWKEALKKDPGHDDMKKIKIKYREAFE, from the coding sequence TTGATCGAACTGGTCAAGTGGCTGGATGCGGAGGTTCCTAAGGAAGAGGGAGCGAAGGTGATGCAGCGCCTGGTTACGGAATTTCCGGGTATGGCCGAACTCCATTTTGCTTTTGCGCTTTTGGCCAGCACCAGGGGCGAGTATCAATTGGCTCTACAGGAGGCCGAGAAAGCACTGGCGCTCCATCCCGATTGGAATCGGGCTCGCTTGCTACAGGCTCAGGTCATGTCTCAGATGGGAGACTCCGAAGCCGCGAGAGCCACCGTCCAGAAGGCGCTGAGGAGCGATCCCAATAATGTCCGCTTGCGCTTGATCTACTCCCAGTTTTTGGCGAAAGCAGGAGATCTTCGCGGCGCGGAGAGGGAATTGGCTCGTATTCTGGAAAAGGATCCGGACAATCACGATGCCCGTTTCGGTCTGGCGAACTTGTTGATGGAAGCGGGACGAGACGAGAACGCAAAGAAACAGTTTCTCGAATTAACGACTGTAAGCAAGTGGCGAGGGCAAGCCTATTTCTACTTGGGGTTGATCGAGGCGCGGCAGAATCGCTTGCAAAATGCTCTGACGTGGTTCGATAGAGTTCGGTCGGGGCCGTTGGAATTCGACGCAAAGGTTAATTCGATTACGGCTTTGATTAATCTTGGCCGAATCACCGAGGCGCGTCAGCGCTTGGTTGAGGTTCGGAAGCAATTTCCAGATGAGGCCTTGCGGCTTTACCTGTTGGAGGCGGAGCTTTTATCGAAGTCCAAGGATTACGAAGCGGCCTTTGATTTGTTGACCGCTGCACTCGAAGAAATGCCGGACCAGATGGAACTGCTTTACTCACGTGCTTTAATTGCCGAGCAATTGGATCGCGTCGATGTTTTAGAGACGGATTTACGTGCCGTATTGGAGAAAAATCCTGAGGATGCCAATGCACTCAATGCCTTGGGGTACACTTTGGCTGATCGTGGCGCCCGGCTGGACGAAGCTAAGCAGTATCTCGATCGGGCGATTGAGCTTAAGCCCGATGATCCTGCCATTCTAGACAGCTACGGTTGGTTGCAATACCGGTTGGGAAACCATGGTACGGCGTTGGATTATTTGCAGCGAGCTTATGAATCGGTCAGTGATCCCGAGATAGCGGCCCATTTGGGCGAGGTGCTGTGGGAGTCCGGGCGACATCAAGAGGCGAAAAAAGTATGGAAGGAAGCGCTCAAGAAGGATCCCGGACACGATGATATGAAGAAAATCAAGATTAAATATCGGGAAGCTTTCGAGTAG
- the hemA gene encoding glutamyl-tRNA reductase: MAILTLGLNHNTAPILIRERLVFPAERLKSALLDLIQLPHIGEAAILSTCNRTELYCGIETDDQDVLINWIAQEQRLHREDFQPYLYFHTDAETIRHMFRVACGLDSMILGEPQILGQMKSAYQVAAEAGTLGKTLSKLFQHTFTAAKKVRTDTAIGSSPVSVAFAAVRLAQRIFDDLSEQTAILIGAGETIELTARHLTESKIGHLIIANRTYDKAHALATQFNGFAISLAELPKHLAWADIVVSSTASQLPILGKGGVESALKARKHKPVFMVDLAVPRDIEPEVAQLRDVYLYTVDDLRNTIEENLKSRREAAKKAEEIIDTEVEHFLGWLRAQGATSTIRDFRDHADQLRAEALARARQALRCGKSPEEALDFLANLLTNKLIHIPSVQIKQAGIHERHDLIAAARELFQLKDSS; the protein is encoded by the coding sequence ATGGCCATTTTAACCTTAGGGTTGAACCACAACACCGCACCAATATTGATCAGAGAGCGTCTGGTCTTTCCGGCCGAGCGCCTCAAATCCGCTTTGCTGGACCTGATTCAATTGCCCCATATCGGCGAAGCCGCCATTCTTTCGACGTGCAACCGCACGGAATTGTATTGCGGCATCGAAACCGACGATCAAGACGTCCTGATCAATTGGATTGCCCAAGAGCAGCGTCTTCACCGGGAAGATTTTCAGCCATATCTTTATTTTCACACAGACGCCGAAACGATTCGCCACATGTTTCGTGTCGCCTGCGGGCTGGACTCCATGATACTTGGGGAACCGCAAATCCTGGGACAAATGAAATCGGCCTACCAGGTCGCCGCCGAAGCCGGGACTCTCGGAAAAACCCTGAGCAAGCTGTTCCAGCATACCTTTACCGCCGCCAAAAAAGTTCGAACCGACACCGCAATCGGTTCCAGTCCCGTTTCAGTTGCATTTGCAGCCGTACGTCTGGCACAGCGTATCTTCGATGACCTCTCCGAGCAAACCGCTATATTGATCGGTGCTGGAGAAACCATCGAACTGACCGCCCGCCATCTGACCGAAAGCAAGATCGGTCATCTGATTATCGCCAACCGAACTTACGACAAAGCCCACGCCTTAGCCACTCAGTTTAACGGGTTTGCCATCTCCTTGGCCGAACTGCCGAAACATTTGGCCTGGGCCGACATCGTCGTCTCGTCCACCGCCAGCCAATTGCCCATTTTGGGTAAAGGCGGTGTCGAAAGTGCTCTCAAAGCACGCAAGCATAAGCCGGTGTTCATGGTTGATTTGGCAGTGCCTCGCGACATCGAACCGGAAGTCGCCCAGCTTAGAGATGTGTATCTCTACACAGTGGACGACCTTCGGAACACCATTGAAGAAAACCTGAAATCGCGCCGGGAAGCAGCCAAGAAGGCCGAAGAAATTATCGACACCGAAGTCGAACATTTTTTGGGCTGGCTGCGCGCTCAAGGCGCAACGTCCACGATCCGCGACTTCCGCGATCATGCCGACCAACTCCGTGCCGAAGCATTGGCCCGCGCCCGCCAGGCCTTGCGCTGCGGCAAATCGCCAGAAGAGGCGCTCGATTTTTTGGCGAATCTGCTTACCAACAAATTGATCCACATTCCCAGTGTCCAAATCAAACAAGCAGGCATCCATGAGCGGCACGACCTGATTGCCGCCGCCCGAGAACTTTTTCAACTTAAAGATAGCTCTTGA